TTTATGAATATTCTCAGTAATGCCATTGATGCGTTAGCATTTAAAACACAAGGATCGAATCAGAATTTTTCCACCTCTGAACAGACACAACCCTGCTTAGAGATTCGTACCGCTTTGAGGGATGAAATTACAGCTTTACCGAAAATTGTGATCTCGATCATTGACAATGGTACAGGGATTCCTAACGCATTACTTCCCCATATCTTTGATCCGTTTTTTACCACAAAACCTGTGGGCCAAGGAACAGGGTTAGGATTATCTATCAGTTATCAAATTATTGTTGAAAAACATAAAGGATCGCTGAAATGCCTTTCTCACTGGGGACTTGGAACCGAATTTAAAATTGAAATTCCCTTGCGACAATCTCTTCCTGATGTTACCCTCAATTCCTAAATCGCAAAATTGAGATACGCTAGGATAAGCATTTTTTAACCCATATACGGAGGTCAAATCAATGATTTAAAACTCAATTTTTGTCTTATAAAAGCAGGGATCAACTTTCTTGAATATCATCAATGTGATCCTGTCTCAGGTTCGTTAAATTTCGGAGAAATTCAATTTTTTAGAATAACTTAACATCATTTTAGGCGCGAGTGTATGATCGTAAATCAGCATCAATGGGAGCAGTTACGAGAATGCTGTCGGAATGACGTTGCATTTGCTCAATTACAGGAAATTTTAAATCTGAAACTGTTACCGTGCTATCAATCTTTATCCACCATCATTGAACGCATTAATCAATGTTTGGAATTAGAAACCCTGTTACAAACTGCTACCCGCGAACTGCAAAACTATCTGAATGTAGATCGAGTTGCCATTGTGCAATGGTATCCCCAAGCAGAAGAAATTAAAGGGAAATATATTGCAGAAACTGTTTTAACTGGGTTTCCATCTCTGTTAAATTTTGAGATTAACACTGAGGAATTATTAGGGTTTAATATTAACCATCCATCGCAGCAAGCGATTATCATTCCAGATATTTATTATGGAGGATTTAATCAATTACTGTTACAATGGAGTATTAATTACCAAATCAGAGCTAACTTAGGGGTTCCTTTATATACAACCCAACAGTTGTGGGGATTTTTATGGGTGCAAGATTGCCACCAACGCCGAGATTGGCAACCTCATGAAATTGAATTTGTCCAAGAAGTTGCTAAACACTTAGAAACCGCCATTCAGCAACGAGAATTATGGCAAGCAACTACTCGACAATTAGACCAACGAAAAACCTTAACACGGGTGATTTCTCGAATTCGGAACACGTTAAATTTAGATCAGATTTTTCAAGCCACGGTGACAGAAGTTCGACAACTTTTAAATGCAGATCGGGTTGGTATTTTCTATTTTAACCCCAATTCAGGATATGGAGAAGGGGAATTTATATCAGAAGCGGTGGTAGCTGAATTTGATTCTGCTTTAGAGAAAAAAGTTAACGATCATTGTTTTTCTGAACGATTTTATCATCTGTATCAGCAAGGGAAAATTAACGCCATTTCTGATATTAATCAAGCCAATTTACAAGACTGCCATTTTCAGATTTTGGCAGAATTTAAAATTCGAGCTAATTTAGTCGTTCCTCTATTAAAAGCTGAAAAATTATGGGGTTTACTCTGCATCCATCAGTGTAACAGCCCTCGCCATTGGCAATCAGAAGAAATAGAATTTGTAAGCCAAATTGCTCAAAATTTAGAAGTTGCTTTACAACAAATTGATTATATTGAACAAGTTCAAGAACAAGCTAAAAAACTGGTACAATTAACGGAACGAGAAAAAGCAGCAGAACAGCAAAAATTATTATATCAAGTTGTTGAAAAAATTAGAAACTCCTTAGATATTGCCACTATTTTTAATACCACTGCTGCCGAAGTCCGAACCTTTTTAAATGTAGATCGAGTGGTGGT
The Planktothrix sp. FACHB-1365 DNA segment above includes these coding regions:
- a CDS encoding GAF domain-containing protein — encoded protein: MIVNQHQWEQLRECCRNDVAFAQLQEILNLKLLPCYQSLSTIIERINQCLELETLLQTATRELQNYLNVDRVAIVQWYPQAEEIKGKYIAETVLTGFPSLLNFEINTEELLGFNINHPSQQAIIIPDIYYGGFNQLLLQWSINYQIRANLGVPLYTTQQLWGFLWVQDCHQRRDWQPHEIEFVQEVAKHLETAIQQRELWQATTRQLDQRKTLTRVISRIRNTLNLDQIFQATVTEVRQLLNADRVGIFYFNPNSGYGEGEFISEAVVAEFDSALEKKVNDHCFSERFYHLYQQGKINAISDINQANLQDCHFQILAEFKIRANLVVPLLKAEKLWGLLCIHQCNSPRHWQSEEIEFVSQIAQNLEVALQQIDYIEQVQEQAKKLVQLTEREKAAEQQKLLYQVVEKIRNSLDIATIFNTTAAEVRTFLNVDRVVVYRFNSDWSGYFVAESVIEGWNSLFDTVPMIQDTYLQETLGGRYRDNKTYAVDDIYTAGHEECHVRLLEKLQARSYIIVPILQGQFLWGLLAVYQNSYPRHWQDEEIKLLAQIGTQFGIALLQAELYAQTQKRAEELAQDLRQTQTQLVQSEKMSSLGQLVAGVAHEINNPVNFIYGNLSYVTDYTRDLLDLVQLYQEKSLNAEPEIEEKIEEIEFDFIREDLPKILSSMKVGADRIRQLVLSLRNFSRLDESEVKPVDIHEGIDSTLLILQHRLKSKPERPPIEIIKKYGKLPKVECYAAQLNQVFMNIISNAIDELESLSKECSETQYLMIQIQTEWLSSTTEHPLERVRIAIQDNGHGIPEHVRKHIFDPFFTTKPAGKGTGLGLSISYQIVVEKHKGMIECQALPDQGTEFIVEIPVHQQG